A section of the Drosophila sechellia strain sech25 chromosome 3L, ASM438219v1, whole genome shotgun sequence genome encodes:
- the LOC6605551 gene encoding uncharacterized protein LOC6605551: MSGRRCVICGEEPPAKDAQGNEAYAYPKTEEEARIWQSSMAAKNCCLESIQNQCCVCVEHIPDFVKRAKKIGKRLRNLEREKEKRRHEKKDGEGCKCPDDGKPGRERPSVNVLLLNGASLPTYCGKGQSCVDLKPQPAEEGDSELKITKRLDSKESDTEIFVQESEFKDTGSNFPDIDGTEVTVLRTPMQEDEQLEEEMQALQEEEQEQDPSVRRRRNNCLPGCTDVLLLGRGHHATDECPCKCEQCSKPSGLPQDEPGCYPECCPKSHTEYFTQPPCGCECEQQVRRELTKVIKTQGQRIRELEEILCRQNNLRNCLQRKLDELYCEFGRLEEDDEGDRTRLTCPGNQRGGPDCAGVLHPAPTPSPPEPKVQLPPRRRLSYRRSVLRKSNREVDLVEAEEERTELDENGDRVHWLAEKRTQSEKFTHRPVWINVPGEEEMESESRMAIRFGRNSTYVVPEKSNHSNLSYSISDSSHSLTNRKRT, encoded by the exons ATGTCTGGGCGAAGGTGTGTCATCTGTGGCGAGGAGCCACCGGCAAAGGATGCGCAGGGCAACGAGGCGTATGCGTATCCCAAAACAGAGGAGGAGGCCAGGATCTGGCAGTCCAGCATGGCGGCGAAGAACTGCTGCCTGGAGAGCATTCAAAACCAATGTTGCGTCTGCGTGGAGCACATTCCCGACTTTGTGAAGCGGGCCAAGAAAATCGGAAAGAGGCTGCGAAATCTGGAGCGCGAGAAGGAGAAGCGCCGCCATGAAAAGAAGGATGGTGAAGGATGCAAATGTCCGGATGATGGTAAGCCGGGTCGGGAACGTCCATCGGTTAATGTTCTCCTCCTGAATGGCGCTTCGTTGCCCACGTATTGCGGCAAGGGACAGTCCTGTGTGGATTTGAAACCACAACCGGCGGAAGAAGGCGATTCCGAATTAAAGATAACCAAGAGGCTAGATTCCAAGGAATCGGACACGGAGATCTTTGTGCAGGAATCCGAATTTAAAGACACCGGCAGTAACTTTCCCGATATCGATGGCACCGAGGTCACCGTTCTCCGCACTCCCATGCAAGAGGATGAGCAGCTGGAAGAGGAGATGCAGGCGCTGCAGGAAGAGGAACAGGAGCAGGATCCGAGTGTTAG GCGGCGGCGCAACAACTGCCTCCCAGGCTGCACGGATGTCCTGCTCCTGGGCCGCGGACACCATGCCACAGACGAGTGTCCCTGCAAATGTGAGCAGTGCTCGAAGCCTTCCGGCTTGCCACAGGACGAACCCGGCTGTTATCCAGAATGCTGTCCCAAATCCCATACGGAGTACTTCACCCAACCGCCATGCGGCTGTGAGTGCGAGCAGCAGGTGCGGCGTGAGCTCACAAAGGTTATTAAGACTCAGGGTCAAAGAATTCGGGAGCTGGAGGAGATACTCTGCCGGCAGAACAATCTACGCaattgtctgcagagaaagtTGGACGAGTTGTACTGCGAATTCGGCCGTTTGGAGGAGGATGATGAGGGTGATCGGACGCGATTAACTTGCCCGGGCAACCAACGTGGTGGCCCTGACTGTGCTGGTGTGTTGCATCCAGCTCCGACACCATCTCCCCCAGAGCCGAAGGTGCAGCTTCCCCCAAGACGAAGACTATCTTATCGTCGGTCAGTGCTGCGTAAGTCTAATCGCGAGGTGGACCTGGTTGAAGCAGAAGAGGAGCGGACCGAGTTGGACGAGAATGGGGATCGGGTCCACTGGCTCGCGGAGAAGAGAACCCAATCCGAGAAATTTACCCATCGACCTGTGTGGATAAATGTGCCAGGGGAGGAGGAGATGGAGTCGGAAAGCAGGATGGCGATTCGATTTGGAAGGAACAGCACCTACGTGGTTCCCGAGAAGTCAAACCATTCCAATTTGTCCTACTCCATCTCCGATTCCAGCCACTCCTTGACCAACAGAAAACGCACTTGA